A single genomic interval of Rosistilla ulvae harbors:
- a CDS encoding lipase/acyltransferase domain-containing protein: protein MLLSPHYRSFVVSLGCLIATIGCAGKRSAKDLGNIYDSLAQAPDYERNPVIVIPGILGSRLVEEESRRVVWGTIDSRSTNPNDPEIAALLASPMVEGAPLASLRDNVVSDGPLARLKIRFLGIPIQVNAYEDILVTLGVGGYRDPTRDEVEYANDHYNCFQFDFDWRRDITESVVLLHEFIQQQAEISRENSKRRFGIDNPDIKFDIVAHSMGSLVLRYYLRYGTQPLPEDGSLPELTWEGAKYIERAIMIAPPNQGSTLTLKELLAGSKFSSFLPIYPPAVLGTMPAVYQLLPRTRTGLVVQKQDPSKTLDLFDPAVWEELEWGLTAPDQDELLQAMLPDAPDRETRVRIANEHRRKCLIRAKKLHAALDLPATPPPGLQLHLFAGSSEPTVEKMVVDMETGEFEFPYKVAGDGTVTRTSAIMVEEVPGQQPLPRIYPIAWNSKTFIPSDHLGLTRHPIFVDNVLSLLLESRDAADLAAIRSAYAIQSMRKADVPPPLEELPLIR from the coding sequence ATGCTGTTGTCACCACACTACCGGAGTTTCGTCGTCAGCCTCGGCTGCCTGATCGCGACGATCGGCTGCGCGGGCAAACGGTCGGCGAAAGACCTAGGAAATATCTACGATTCGCTGGCTCAAGCCCCCGATTACGAACGCAATCCCGTGATCGTGATCCCTGGAATTTTGGGCTCACGGTTGGTGGAAGAGGAGTCGCGTCGCGTCGTTTGGGGAACGATCGATTCGCGGTCGACGAACCCGAACGATCCCGAGATCGCTGCTTTGCTAGCGTCTCCGATGGTCGAAGGGGCTCCGCTAGCATCGCTCCGCGACAACGTCGTTTCCGACGGACCGCTGGCTCGGTTGAAGATCCGCTTTCTCGGAATCCCGATCCAAGTCAACGCATACGAAGACATTCTCGTCACGCTGGGTGTGGGTGGTTATCGCGATCCAACGCGAGATGAAGTCGAATACGCCAACGATCACTACAACTGCTTTCAGTTCGACTTCGATTGGCGACGCGACATCACCGAAAGCGTTGTGCTTTTGCACGAATTCATCCAGCAGCAAGCGGAGATCTCGCGAGAGAATTCGAAGCGCCGGTTCGGCATCGACAATCCCGACATCAAATTCGACATCGTCGCCCACTCGATGGGCAGCTTGGTGCTGCGATACTACCTGCGATACGGAACACAACCGCTCCCCGAAGATGGTTCGCTGCCAGAGCTGACGTGGGAAGGAGCGAAATACATCGAGCGGGCGATCATGATCGCGCCGCCCAACCAAGGATCGACGCTCACGCTCAAGGAACTGTTGGCGGGCAGCAAGTTCTCCTCCTTCCTGCCGATCTATCCTCCTGCGGTTCTGGGAACGATGCCGGCGGTTTACCAGTTGTTGCCGCGAACGCGAACGGGACTGGTTGTTCAAAAGCAAGATCCCAGCAAGACGCTCGATCTGTTTGATCCGGCGGTTTGGGAAGAGCTGGAGTGGGGCCTGACCGCTCCCGACCAAGACGAATTGCTGCAAGCGATGTTGCCCGACGCGCCCGACCGCGAGACGCGTGTGCGGATCGCGAACGAGCACCGCCGCAAGTGTCTGATCCGCGCCAAGAAATTGCACGCGGCGTTGGATCTGCCCGCAACGCCACCACCCGGCTTGCAGTTGCATCTGTTTGCCGGCAGCTCCGAACCAACTGTCGAAAAGATGGTGGTCGACATGGAAACGGGGGAGTTTGAGTTTCCCTACAAGGTCGCCGGCGACGGCACCGTCACGCGGACCAGCGCGATCATGGTCGAAGAGGTGCCGGGGCAACAACCGCTGCCACGGATCTACCCGATCGCATGGAACAGCAAAACCTTTATCCCCAGCGACCACCTGGGACTGACTCGACATCCGATCTTCGTCGACAACGTCCTATCGCTGCTGTTGGAGTCGCGCGACGCGGCAGATCTGGCTGCGATTCGATCGGCTTATGCGATCCAGTCGATGCGGAAAGCTGACGTTCCACCGCCGCTGGAAGAACTTCCGCTGATCCGCTAG